One window of Elusimicrobiota bacterium genomic DNA carries:
- a CDS encoding tetratricopeptide repeat protein: MHPAGPAEAAPSRKLLAALIGLGCALVLFEAALRLGGCASTLLQQRRDLQAARAKGVYRIVCLGESTTWRQYPMPLEAALNRSGAGLSFAVIDAGMAGANSSDVLDRARTELERHRPDMVVAMMGINDFGAVRYYEDIPEAGGFLFRHLRIYRLARIMWMQAANKLTGRKVPPKRGPDPGTFRRVPDQPMPQDARPPKPTDLLVLPPGPDADRIQEARAAVALQDYARAERLLRQTAASDPHNDVALNELGVIYKSQHKYPQARKAFARSVQLAGRHIAGSGDAALGLGRIYKDEGRLKDAEAMFRKALELKPRDDKARFELAEFYRDQGHLSDAQRYYREAIELDPGNDWACAALSLLYARLGDAAQARLYERKTSELRTRANPMTARNYLRLKELLDAKSIRLVCVQYPMMSVSPLRRIFAGLPDEPLFVDNEAVFREAVRRESYAEYFTDLFGGDFGHCTPKGNQLLADNISEAILRRYFRRQGRQ, from the coding sequence ATGCATCCGGCCGGGCCGGCAGAGGCGGCACCCTCCCGAAAACTGCTGGCCGCGCTCATCGGGCTGGGCTGCGCCTTGGTCCTGTTCGAAGCCGCCCTGCGTCTGGGCGGCTGCGCATCGACCTTGCTACAGCAGCGCCGGGACCTCCAGGCGGCGCGTGCAAAAGGCGTCTATCGCATCGTCTGCCTCGGCGAGTCCACCACCTGGCGGCAGTATCCCATGCCGCTCGAAGCCGCCCTCAACAGGTCCGGCGCTGGCCTGAGCTTCGCCGTCATCGACGCGGGCATGGCCGGAGCCAACAGCTCGGACGTCCTGGACCGGGCCCGGACCGAGCTCGAGCGGCACCGGCCCGACATGGTGGTCGCCATGATGGGGATCAATGACTTCGGCGCCGTCAGATACTACGAGGACATCCCCGAAGCCGGCGGCTTCCTGTTCCGGCATCTGCGCATCTACCGGCTGGCTCGCATCATGTGGATGCAGGCCGCCAACAAGCTCACGGGAAGAAAGGTCCCCCCCAAGCGCGGCCCGGACCCCGGAACATTCCGCCGCGTGCCGGACCAGCCCATGCCGCAGGACGCCCGCCCGCCCAAGCCCACCGACCTGCTCGTCTTGCCCCCCGGACCCGACGCCGACCGCATCCAGGAGGCCCGGGCCGCGGTGGCCCTGCAGGACTATGCCCGGGCCGAGAGACTGCTCCGGCAGACCGCGGCCTCCGACCCGCACAACGACGTCGCCCTCAACGAGCTCGGCGTCATCTACAAGAGCCAGCACAAATACCCCCAGGCCAGAAAAGCCTTCGCACGCTCCGTCCAGCTGGCCGGTCGGCATATCGCAGGCAGCGGCGACGCCGCTTTAGGCTTAGGCCGGATATACAAGGATGAGGGGCGCCTCAAGGACGCGGAAGCCATGTTCCGCAAGGCCCTGGAGCTCAAACCTCGCGATGACAAGGCCCGCTTCGAGCTGGCCGAGTTCTACCGGGACCAAGGCCATCTCTCGGACGCGCAGAGGTATTACCGGGAGGCGATCGAGCTCGACCCCGGCAATGACTGGGCCTGCGCCGCGCTGTCCTTGCTCTACGCCCGGCTTGGCGACGCCGCCCAGGCGCGACTCTACGAAAGAAAGACGTCCGAACTGCGCACGCGCGCCAACCCCATGACCGCCCGGAACTACCTCCGGTTAAAAGAGCTGCTCGACGCCAAGAGCATCCGGCTGGTCTGCGTCCAGTACCCCATGATGAGCGTCTCCCCGCTGCGCAGGATCTTCGCGGGGCTCCCGGACGAGCCTCTGTTCGTCGACAACGAGGCGGTCTTCCGGGAAGCGGTGCGCAGGGAGTCATACGCGGAATACTTCACGGATCTCTTCGGAGGAGACTTTGGCCACTGCACCCCGAAAGGCAACCAGCTCCTGGCGGACAACATCTCGGAGGCGATCCTGCGCCGGTACTTCCGCCGGCAGGGCCGGCAATAG